The genomic DNA CGTGAGGGGCACCGCGGAAATGGCAAACGAGGTTCGGGCCTTCGATCCGCCACAGGTCCCAAACTTTATCGTTCAACAAGTCCTCATCTTGATAGAACGCCATTCGCAATTGATCGACGCCACCGTTGGCATTTAAGATCGACATCGCTTCCTCGACATCGGTCTCGCGGTAGGGTGCGATGATCGTCCGCAGCGTCTGTTCGACCAGCTGCTTCTGCTCGCCAGAGAGATCGGCGACCGCAACCCCTTCGAACGTCCCTTCGCTCCCCTGCAGCTCAACCTCCCACTCCCCGGGAAAGCCTTCCACAAGTGCCGACTTCGATTGCTCGGCGTCCAACGACTTGAAGACCTCGTTGGCAACCGCTGTCTGGTATCCGAACAGGCTCCGTTTCGGGTTTCCGACACCATGGCCGTAAACCAACGGACCGCCAAAGGCAGCGCCGGGAACGCTGTTCCCATCGGCACGCAGCGTCAGGTGGCGCCCCGTCAGTTCCCACTGGAACTGGTCGGTCGATGGATCGCCAAAGATCGCGATCGCATAATTGTGAACCCCTTGGTGGTCGGAGGTCATCTGACGCTGGAACCTTTCGTAGCCATCCTCGGTGGTCACGCCGCGGATCACGCGGTCGATCAGGTCGCGTTGCTTGTCGCTGTAGAAGGTGTCGCCGATCTTGTGTTTGGTGACGTGCCAGTTGGCGCTGATCTCGGTTCGCTTGGAGTGATTGAAATCGAAGCAGATCTCGCCTCGCTGAGCATCCGACAACGAAGCGTACAATTCACCAACGGCACTCTCGGCGGGCTGCCGCGCCGCCGGGGCGCCGTGAGCAAACCGAGCGATCGAACCGGCCAAAGGAGCTGCCACGGTGGCAGCGCTGGCGATCCGAACGAATGAGCGACGATCGAGGGCGTTGGGTTGCCTGGTCATACGACGGTGAACTCCTAACTGGATGGATGGAGGCGGGAAAGCGAGAGAATCTATTTTACGGCTGCTCCTCACGCCTTGCATCTTTTTTCGGTCCATCGAGAGCGCAACCGACACAAATTCATCGGTGCCGGCCCCCATCCTTCCTCGGTTCCCGCAAACAAGGCCGTCGACGTTGAATAAATCGCACGCCCCAACGGTTTGTTGCTTGCAATTGAGGATCAATCGAACAAGCTAAACGGGTGGGGAGGCGCTGAGCCTCCAAACCCTACGCGTGACTCAAAGCGCGTTTGTTTTTGGAGAGAGCGCGTTTTAGGCCAAGACCGATGAGAACCGTTGATCAAATCCTGAGCGATGCGGCCGATGGAAATCGGCCAGCGACCGCAGAGAGCGAACTGCCGTTACCCCGATTCTCGCGAACCCGACATATCGAAAGCGTGCGTGCGCTGTCGCAGATCAACGGTTGGCGAACGACAGGCTTCCTTGTCTTCCATTGGGCGCTGATCATCGCGGCGAT from Rosistilla carotiformis includes the following:
- a CDS encoding DUF3500 domain-containing protein; its protein translation is MTRQPNALDRRSFVRIASAATVAAPLAGSIARFAHGAPAARQPAESAVGELYASLSDAQRGEICFDFNHSKRTEISANWHVTKHKIGDTFYSDKQRDLIDRVIRGVTTEDGYERFQRQMTSDHQGVHNYAIAIFGDPSTDQFQWELTGRHLTLRADGNSVPGAAFGGPLVYGHGVGNPKRSLFGYQTAVANEVFKSLDAEQSKSALVEGFPGEWEVELQGSEGTFEGVAVADLSGEQKQLVEQTLRTIIAPYRETDVEEAMSILNANGGVDQLRMAFYQDEDLLNDKVWDLWRIEGPNLVCHFRGAPHVHAYINIGVKQA